In the Vitis vinifera cultivar Pinot Noir 40024 chromosome 2, ASM3070453v1 genome, one interval contains:
- the LOC100853058 gene encoding pentatricopeptide repeat-containing protein At5g47360, with the protein MLICKSMAFSSVSRLLPYSIRHKNPNFSTALSPAEKYYTHLQKYGDNIEKTLPAVRAKLDSSCVNEVLNRCSLTQSQLGLRFFIWAGVQSYYRHSSYLYSKACELFRINQNPRAIIDVIEAYRVEGTVVSVKTFNVVLHLLREAKLADEALWILKKMAEFNIRADTVAYNSVIRLFCEKGDMDLAAGLMKEMGLIDLYPNMITYVTMIKGFCNVGRLEDACKLFKVMKGHGCSPNVVVYTVILDGVCRFGSLERALELLGEMEKESGDCSPNVVTYTSMIQSCCEKGKLMEALEILDRMRACGCAPNRVTVSILMKGFCAEGRVEEAFKLIDKVVAGGNVSYGECYSSLIVSLVGNKNLQEAEKLFRRMLANAVKPDGLACGTLIKALCLEGRVLDGFHLFDEFENMEGLSYLDSDIYSILLVGLSQKRHSVEAVKLARLMVDRGIQLKTPYFDSIVEHLKESGDKEIVMYLSRIFFDRQ; encoded by the coding sequence ATGCTTATCTGCAAATCAATGGCATTTTCTTCAGTCTCTCGATTACTGCCATACTCAATTCGCCACAAAAACCCTAACTTCTCAACTGCGCTGTCACCTGCGGAGAAATACTACACCCACCTGCAGAAATATGGGGATAATATCGAGAAAACCCTACCTGCGGTGAGGGCTAAATTAGACTCTTCATGTGTCAATGAGGTCTTAAATAGATGTTCCCTAACTCAGTCTCAACTGGGTCTTCGGTTTTTCATATGGGCTGGTGTCCAATCATATTATAGACACAGTTCATATTTGTATAGCAAAGCTTGTGAACTATTCAGAATTAATCAAAATCCAAGAGCCATTATTGATGTTATAGAAGCTTATAGAGTGGAGGGGACTGTGGTTAGTGTCAAGACATTTAATGTGGTTTTGCATCTATTGAGGGAAGCAAAGCTTGCTGATGAGGCATTATGGATATTGAAGAAAATGGCAGAATTTAATATAAGGGCTGACACTGTTGCGTATAACAGTGTTATACGTCTGTTTTGTGAGAAAGGTGATATGGATTTGGCTGCAGGATTGATGAAAGAGATGGGTTTAATTGATCTTTATCCTAATATGATTACTTATGTCACCATGATTAAAGGGTTCTGTAATGTGGGTCGGTTGGAGGATGCTTGTAAGTTGTTTAAGGTTATGAAAGGACATGGGTGCTCGCCCAATGTGGTCGTGTACACTGTGATTCTTGATGGGGTTTGTAGATTTGGGAGTTTGGAAAGAGCTTTGGAGTTGTTAGGGGAGATGGAGAAAGAGAGTGGTGATTGTAGTCCCAATGTTGTTACATATACATCTATGATTCAGAGTTGTTGTGAGAAGGGTAAGTTGATGGAGGCATTGGAGATTTTGGATCGAATGAGAGCTTGTGGGTGTGCTCCAAATCGGGTCACAGTTAGTATTTTGATGAAGGGGTTTTGTGCAGAGGGGCGTGTAGAGGAGgcttttaaattaattgataaagTTGTTGCTGGAGGTAATGTATCATACGGTGAGTGCTATAGTTCTCTTATTGTGTCATTGGTAGGGAATAAAAACCTTCAGGAGGCAGAGAAGCTCTTTAGGAGGATGTTAGCAAATGCTGTGAAGCCTGATGGTTTGGCATGTGGCACTTTGATAAAGGCGCTTTGTTTGGAGGGACGGGTCTTGGATGGGTTTCACTTATTTGATGAATTTGAGAATATGGAAGGATTGTCATACCTTGATTCTGATATTTATTCCATTCTTTTAGTTGGACTCTCTCAAAAAAGGCATTCGGTAGAAGCTGTGAAACTAGCACGGTTAATGGTTGATAGAGGAATTCAACTGAAGACTCCTTACTTTGACAGTATAGTTGAACACCTGAAGGAATCTGGAGACAAGGAGATAGTAATGTATTTGTCTcgtattttttttgataggcaataa